The DNA sequence CGGCGCAATCGCCAGGTATTCGGGATCGCGCATCATGTCGACAAACTGCCGGCGCGCGGGGTACCGCACAAGCATCACCACATCCCACTCTTCATCACCTATGATGGAATTAAGCGCGCGACCCATCCAAACCGGTTCGCCACCAAACCGCGGATGCAGCTTCGCGAAAGCCCGGCCATAAGCCTCGTAAGCTTCACGCCCTGTGAGCCCGTCAACACCCGCTCCGTCGCCAGCTGCCTCCCGGTATCGAAGTAAATTGAGCATCACCACAGGC is a window from the Rhodobiaceae bacterium genome containing:
- a CDS encoding hypothetical protein (domain of unknown function (DUF1330)) is translated as MGQVNKDKAALAAMAAGDLGEPVVMLNLLRYREAAGDGAGVDGLTGREAYEAYGRAFAKLHPRFGGEPVWMGRALNSIIGDEEWDVVMLVRYPARRQFVDMMRDPEYLAIAPIRAAALADSRLIEMTQLLPKA